aacaAAAAGATGATGCTTTGACATTCTCTCTAACAGGGCAGAggtcaataaatatgttcattctAGGACTATTATATCTctgaaggcaaataaaaatggctaaaaactttatataaagtgGCTAAAGACAAGGATGAACCAATCGGTGTTTCAGTTGTACAAAAGAATAGGACAAACATTCATAAATAACAGCAGCGCTGGCcgtgttttaaaaaacattttggccgCTTTTAACTGAGGCAGCAATGTGAGTAATGGTGTGGGGTAAGGGAAATGGCTTCAGTGCATTAGTATGGAGGCATTAAAAAAAGGCGCAATAGGCATTAACAGtgcaaaacataacaaaaaaaaaggtgcaagGCTTCAAAGGTTATTTAGTGTTATACACAGAAGAGATAAGTTGGAAAAACACAATGAGCCAAAAACTCTCAAAAGTGCTTTGGAAAGAAATAACCAATATTCCAGAGTTTCTGTTCAAAACCACAGATAGAGGAGGTTAGGTTGCTCAAAATGTCTGGCAGCCCCAAACAATGATAACTAATAAGAGTTGTTACTTGGTCCTTGTTCTGGAATCCACATGATAAATTATCCCAATGGCCCCCACCAAGCTTAATGGACAACTGATTCCACCAAACAAGAGCCTATAAATAATAAGGTTCTTGCAGACTgttaatatgtaataaataatgtcaGACTGAGGATGTAATTTTTACCATGGCATGAAAATGTCTCTGGAAAAGGTGGGTTAGAGTAAGTCTTTATCCATGGTTGAGCAAGGAAGCAGATGGCTCAAGTGAAACAAACTAGTGTTCAAACTGCCAACCTCACACACCTAAAAATTGCTAGTGTGAGTAACATTTTAGCAACATGGCAGATAACTGAAGAGAatcttaaggggttatttactaaacctcaaatttatctggccgtgttttttggggcaaaaacttgaatttttcatggaaaaataactcaattttatcgagatttactataccctgatgctgcaaaacgcacaaatccgaaaatccgctatcgcaaacctgttgaggtcatggataagtcaataggagatgtacctatcccaatttgaagatattgtgttttgcgctgggtttagtctgataatcagataaattcagggttttggggcaaaaacatgaaaaaatcaagtgatttgggagaaaagtccATAAAAACAGTCTTAGGTTTTAGctcaattttatagagtttttaacGGATATAATTTAtgcgagttattttattaatgcatAAGGCAAAATCtggaatgggagtttggtcaagcttttttattaaaataattagataaattcccgattttagtaaataaccccctaagtgttcctTATTGGCTGAAATATATGATTAGAGGaatatttacaaatatgtttaatgCTTACATTTGCACGAGCAAATTTATTATCAAACCTATAGTAACATGAACTGAGAGTACAGAAAATTACACCCAAAACAATTTAGGTTTAATGGTCCTAAATTCATAGTTTCTCCTGCTATTGTTTCTTTTGCTGTGCACAGttgcaagactttttttttcattcctttttttgtttttttttaaaaaacagaaataacaacttgtagtagtagtagtagtagtagtagtagtagtagtagtagtagtagtagtaactgATAGCTGTAACAGGATACATCTAGTATGTACATGCTTGTACATTTGTGTTCTGTAACACAGTTGTGCCAGGCGGCAGGTTTATGATTTCTCTAGATTAGTTCCTCTATGTTGAGAAAGAAAATGTCAAACTTTTGGCATCTTTGGTTGGTCATTTTGTAAAGGAGAGTCATAGACTATCAGACAGAGCAAATTAGTTAATGACAGGAGACACTACATATTGCTTAAGATAAAGAACCTTAGCTTAGACGTTTGGGCATATTTGTCTTGGAGatagaagttgttttttttttattaaaggtgttTCACCAACCTGAAATTAGTCATAAGTTATTATTCAAGTAAAAAAGATATATGATCTCACCTTGGGGTTTGGTTGttaacattttggaaaataaaaagccATGAGTGTTCAAAGTGGCTTACTCTTTTACACAGATAATGAATAACAAATGACAATGACCAATTCTACTTTATAACAAAATAACTCCCAGCATCTGCAAGTTTCAGCCAAAAAGCTGGTATAATTTACTTGTATACAAATGCAAGAGCCTAAGGGAAATGGATTGGTGTTCAAAATCCCAACCCTTTTTACTGCATAGAAGCATTTGCATGATGAATTGCACACTGCTAACACATTAGACAAGGGCATCCCATTTTTGTTCAAAATGGCttcagttttgattttttttcatatgagCACAgctcacataagaaaaaaaaaagtctgttctgGTAGACATTTGGACCAAGCTGTGTTCTTTCCTATGCCAGTTCATGCTCTTTGTCTTCCATTTTAACAGGCCCCATTGGGGGCATGAAGCAAGCTCTGGTAAAGATCAGATCGCAAGAAGCGTGGGTAGGAGTCACGTTCCATTAAGCCATAGATTCTGTGCTGAGCCTCATCAAAAGTTGTTCGCGTTGGGAGAAGAAGGTTGTGTTCAGTCAACTCCCTGGTACCGGCATCCAGATTCACCTACCAGTGAAggaattttaataattaaaatttgtataGTGTCAAGCCAGGGACAGGTATAGTGAGTAGAGGACTGCAGAGGGTGCTTCTTTGCAAGCATTGCACTTACAGGTTGGCATACAATTAGTACAAGTTTCAAGCAAAGGTAATACGGTCTCACTGTATAGGGTCACTACACACTGTTACTCATTATGGCTACATGGAGGATCAGTGTGGTTAGACTCTGCAAAGTTGGGTCATGACAAATGGCATAGGGAACTGTATagtcaaatgtatttatttatatagtgctaacataTTCCACATAGCTTTACACAGAATATCcatcattcacttcaatgtaGTCTGGCATCGGATTGGGTACCCACAGATTTCAGGCAGAAAGTCTAAGATTCTCTGATTGTGTGGGAGGTCCACAGGTAACCTGCTTGAGTACCTGGCTAAAGTACAGATGTGTTTCCTCCCACCCCTGATCACTTCCGGTGTGCAGGACCCTGGGTCAAAAACTAAGATACCCATTGCGGGTGTGGGTTGGGTAGTGGGTCAGGTTAGGGGGCATAGAGTGGTGGCGGGACAGCAGACTCGTGCCTGCCCTGGACCAGTGCAGGTCTCTAATATAAGGTGTCTAttaaattcacacacacactatgggtgATTCTTATCAGGAACCAATGAacctgtctgtatattttttgaaTGTTTGAGGATACTGGAGTACATGGAGGAAATCCACaaagacatggggagaacatacaaattcttTGCAGATACTGACTGGAATCAAATCTAAGCAGTAGTGCTAACCATTGCAACACCATGCTTGTCCTACCTCTTTGGGGGACTGTAGTGCAATATAGAGCTGGTAAATCTTTCGTGCCCGGCTGTGTAGGATAAAGTTGGGATGAGTGTCTTTATATTCTTCACAGGCTAGCCAGAAATCTAGGTTCTCATCACTAAACTCAGATTGCAAGAAGACACGAAAAAGGGCCCGTCCATCTATAGCAAGAAAAAGAAATGGGTTTGaaaggctaaataaaaataaacaattaaagaCAGAAAAATCAGCACTTAGTATAgggtaaaatgaaataataatttgcTTTGTGCAAATAATTTTACCCTTGCAGGAAATTAATATAGCTTTTGAGAACATGGAAAGTATTCAGCGACCCGATCTGCAGTGGAAGAAAGACTTTTATTGTTAGCAACAGTGCACACTATATGCAATAAAACTCTGAATATTACTTCCGAAGTTAACATAGGAGCGTTAATTAGGGATGGAAACTTACCCCCCCCAcagactaacaacagaacaatgggaaggtaaccagatagcatctccctaacacaagataacagctccctggtagatctcagaacagcactcaatagttaaatccaggtcccactgcgagaaagcagttccatcctaagggcaggggcacacgggcagattcggggagatttagtcgcctggcgactaatcgcctcttctgcggggcgacaatctccccaaactgctttccccctgctataatgagaaaacgtcaGCGCAATGGCATTCACGGCATTTCGATTTacgaagccgcccgaagttgcctcacgcggaaacttcaggcgactttggaaatcgaagtgccacgATTGCCATtgcactggcgttttctcattatagcaggcggaaagcagttcggggagattgtcgccccgcagaagaggcgattagtcgccaggcgactaaatctccccgaatctgcccatgtgcccctgccctaaagtgctggctctttctgaaagcacatgaccaggcaatcttaccttagatggctgcctacacaccaatattataactaaaaacaatacatttgctggttcagggatGCAATTTTCTattgttgagtgaattatttgcagtgtaaacagtgtaatttagaaataaaaacgacattataaaaattatgacagaatccatttaaactAGAAATAATGAGCTCTATATAAACAACTCCTCCTTTCACCAGTTTGGGGTGTCTGTTTTGGTGTACAGATTAGCAGAAGATGGTTTATGTGTGCACTGGTATTCTAATTCTCTAACTTCAAAGAAGTTGGCAGACAAACCCCCTctaaacatgttaaaaaaaacaaaaataacttaaCTAGCCTGGCAAATACAAACTGAACAcaggatgaaaaaaaataaatgatcgtAGCATGTCAAAGTAATTAGTAGATCCAGAGATATAGGCTATAGACATTTCTTTGGCTTTTCCAACTTGACCCCGGCCCTTGCCTTTAAGCCTTTCCACTGATCAGTAGCAGTGACAtcataggggtctatttatcatgctgtgtataaAGTGGAGTGAAGTATTATCTGTGatattgcccagagcaaccaatcagcaaaaagCTTACAGTTAGAAACAGCtagaaaacaaaaatctaattGGTTTCTATGAACAACGtcaccggtaatgtttcactccactttttacacaccATGATTGGTGTGGCCAACTGTTAGTTCATGAGATAACGCCAGAATCTGCCAATTATTTCAGCAGCCTGTATCTACAGACCATTTTGATATGTGGTATTATGAGCTGAAGATGTCGTCTGTGTAACTTTTGATCATGTATTTTTTCATCCTATACTCTATTTGCATTATTCAGGTTGGCGACAGGGTCTCTTAAGCCATTCAAGTAACCAATGTTCTATTTGTGTTCTTTGCATGGTTAAATATGGCAGTGAGTGAAAGAGGAAACAAAATGAATAAGATTGGCAAAATAATAAGCAATGAAACAGAGAACTAATATCAGCAGCTGATGAGTAGGATGATGAGTTTATTATACTCACATGTATGAGACAGCAAAATTTCAAGAGACTTTCCCCAACTCTGAACATCATCTATGCTTGGGCTGTGAGAGAcaaaaataaagactattttcaaGACCCAGAGGCCTTTGGGAAGATCCTATTTGCAGTTGTATTTCTTACACCATGGAGGTTTTTTATATTGTCAAAATTgacagaaagagacagaaaagTGGAGGTTATTACCGCCCTATATTCGACGAATGAGAAGTCCAGAGTCGAAACAGGGACAGGTGActtttcttgtgcttctgtctgaAAAAGAGAGACAAAGTGACCCATAAATACAAATGGCAGATAGAAACGAAATGATGTAAAGACAGATAACAAAGAAAAATTAGGCAACACTTACTCTTTCTTTTTGTGTCGGTGTCCCTTTTCTGTCTCACACAGTGAGACAATGTCAGTCTCCCCTCTAGAGGGCAGGGGCTACAAGAAAGAAGCAATGTCAATGACATAGTAAACATCCTGCAAGGATTGAATATGCATGGCTGTGCAGAGATATTGATGCAATGAATACACATGGGGAACTATTTATCGTgctttggagaaaaacatcactggtgatgttttccataacaaccaatcagcaatagaTTTCATCAGCCACTTACAGGTTAGAAACAACAGCAAAgagctgattggtttctatgggcaacatcatcgGTGATGTTTCTCTCCAATATttaacacagcatgataaataggccccatggtGTGCTTTCCATGTATCTCACTGCTCCAATATTAATTATAACATGCATCAAACACTACAATTTTGTGCAAGCTGCCTTTAGAAAAATGTTAGCGAGTAATGTACAGTGATGTACATAATGAACTCTTCCTATGAACTTTGAACTGCAAGTGCCttgaaaaataacaaatagaGAAGAGCACAGTATGGAATGCTCTGTGAAACAGAGTGGGTCAAAAACATTTCTCTGTCCTCACATAGAGACAGAGTTTGTGGGAGAGAGatgttattgaagaaaaaaaatagtgaaagctTTCTgacttaaaattaattaaaaatgtaaaagcatttccCTTCCTGGATGTGATTTTACAATTTACTGTGCTGCATGGTTGTTTATTTAAGTAACACACTAAAACAATAATTCATATTAGTGTCCATTAAAAGGTGTGtctaatttatataatgtttgtCTTCTGCACCCCTAACAATATAGTTACTCAAAATGAGATCACAAAATTGATGTGCTGCCAACTGCAAACAACAACACAGAATTATAGAGAAAGAGACTCCGCACAGCAATATATTGTGTGGAATATAATgtcttagaacagtgatccccaaccaatggctcgcgagcaacatgtgtctcaccaaccccttggatgttgctctcagtggcctcaaagcaggtgcttatttttcaattcttggcttgaaggcaagttttttgtttcataaaaaaaaacaggtgtattgccaaaaagagtctcctgtaggctgccagtccacaaacagccaatcacagcacttattttgcaccacccaagaacatttttcaagcttgtgttgccccccaactctttttacatctgaatgttgctcaaaaaggttgggaaccccatGTTAAAATGTGCCATATTCTAATGCCTCTGAATGTCACTTTCTCTATAGCTTTGTGTACATTAAAGGTTACCTATAGGCCACATTAATAGTTTTTTACTAATATGTGTATTTTtgtgttacttgaagttcctaaatctgactatcattctcaacctgtcagttaaagaGTATAATGCTAACACACTACTACTgcacagcatacctcccaacatttgccGCACATAACACAGCAAAATCTTTTGACCAAGCCCATGTTGTTGCCACACCCTCTAAATACCAAGTTCATTtgacaaaatgtggcaggttatggaaagtctgaacacatggGTTTCAGgatcatgttttatgtgttattacagttttactaataaagtttaaatgttctttaagctgtaagtcacagtttccccaagctgattatcttaaatagttacaattgtatctttgcttatcttaaatagttacaaatgtatctaatagctacaaatgtatctgcatgcaggtgctgagtattctgggctctctgacaaaaagcctcttatttcatAACATTTTAGGAACTTTTTTATCTTATTCTGgtgtcagtgcaagagatcaaggagaaactcgggacatttcagtaagaaaccaggaCTGGGCTGAGTGATCAAAATTGAGGACTGTCcagtgaaaaacaggacagttggggggGTATGCTGAGGGGGGGTGCCTAAATAATTTGTACCCCCAAGTGAGTAAACCTTTCCTTTTAATATTATTAGCACTTTGAAAGTTTAGATTCCAAATCTCATTTTCCCAAACATAATAGCTAAATATTCCAGAAATTATGCTATAACTctgtacaaaattaaaataagcacaaaaaGTGTTAACGGCCTTCAAGTTTGTGGGAATGCAGCTGTGGCATAACAGGAAATAAAGGGTCAGACCCTTTATGGAGCCCAGACATATCTTCCTTGTTTAACTCCCGCACAAGCTTTCTTTCTGCGTGTTCTCTTTTCTTAACTCATTTTGTTGCTAGAATTCCTCTGATACTTCTGGCCACAAATCTGTTCTACTCTTAAAAACCCCAGGTAAAAATATCAAAGGTACACAAAGCTGTGCAGTCATGTACTAAAAGTCTCTCTACAGTTTTATTTACAGATCTGCTTTAGCTGGTTTGACAAGAAATGAAACGGGGCCCAGCACATACATTAGTggatattatacagctttttgccAAACCCACTGCAGCCAGCCCACTCTTTACATAAACACAGGCCCTGTCTCATCTTCTCTGGCTTCTCTCTATTTTCCTCACGCAGTCTCTCTTACAGTATTAGCCTCCTTTCATTCCTGTCTTACTTGTTCCCTTCCCAAACACCGCCATCAACACTTATAACCATATTTTTACTCCACAAAAAATACTTCCAATCAAGTTCTTTTTATCCCTGCATTTTGTTATTCTTGCCACACCATTGCCTCTGCCCGTACCAACAACAACTGTATTATCCCTTTTTACTTCCAACCTCACTCTACTGATTCACCACCAGTACATTACAGTTTGTGTGACAGTGCATGATTACCGAATATCCCCATCCACACATCACAAGTCTTTCCTCCCTTTCTGATTCTTTAACATTCCAGTTCCCTGTCTTTTGCCCACTTACTTTATCCTACAGTCCTTCCAGTATTATCCATGCCTCAGGAGGACCACAGCTCCTGAGGCATATTCGATTATATATTATGCTGTGCCGCACCTGTAAGTATGTTTTCTGTTTGTATGCTATATAGACAGTATATTGGTTATTTGTTGGACCCAAGTTTGTACTGTATCTAAAGTTAACAGAGGGTGAATAATGACCAGTTTTCTGTCTCAGTTGCCATTTGCTCGATAGCTGCAAATCCCTATGATAAACAGTAATTGTTGTTAGACTGGAAATGCACAGAAAATTCTCCTCAGACACACACCTTTTTTGACTGCTCTACACACAAAGGctctatagcaaaaatgaaagaCAAATAAACTGCATATGCAAACATATTTATAGAAGTTATGTAGGGGTTTTTTCTGCATTTGATCCCAGAGACTTTAGTAACACCACACAAATCAGTGGCAATATCCAATAGGTATGGTACAAGGAAGTACTTATTGCAGAAAACACTTCTGTCTGGAGTTTCTGTCAAAAAAATCACGAATAGCACTGAGCTCTGCCACACAGCACACAGCCACCCAGCAAACTGCAAGCACAGATTAAACATTCAGACAGTTTTCTCAGGGGTGCAATGAATTGTTCCAGTAGGAAATAGTTAAATTTTAAAGGATCTGTTGTATCATCCAGTTATAACTATTGTTACCACTCCATGCCATAATAAATTGGCCCTTTAATGTCTGCTGCCAATGCCAAACCATTTCCCGAGAAAAGACTGCTGACatcccatacagtatataaaattaaTGTAATGATTGTCTTCTTAAAAAGATTGTAATAACTTTTGTCCAAGTTCCAAGAATAGATGGCAgatggcctttggcctcgtgtttttatatggtcatgaaacgcct
The sequence above is a segment of the Xenopus laevis strain J_2021 chromosome 8L, Xenopus_laevis_v10.1, whole genome shotgun sequence genome. Coding sequences within it:
- the rgs3.L gene encoding regulator of G-protein signaling 3 L homeolog (The RefSeq protein has 1 substitution compared to this genomic sequence) gives rise to the protein MLHVFNPLRKSGSETCLSPDNPQHWKRVAIRRPQPSTDSTTSSLPVPALPVPEVRVERSFSAGHLACDSDEEEAKEAETLRVPLSIWRTRSESHLDSGGGQEALGQNEKSGSGWSLPSPKTLRKKRRAAKVNAAKHHLLSFFTGTVKPLPSRGETDIVSLCETEKGHRHKKKEQKHKKSHLSLFRLWTSHSSNIGRPSIDDVQSWGKSLEILLSHTYGRALFRVFLQSEFSDENLDFWLACEEYKDTHPNFILHSRARKIYQLYIALQSPKEVNLDAGTRELTEHNLLLPTRTTFDEAQHRIYGLMERDSYPRFLRSDLYQSLLHAPNGAC